One segment of Bacteroides caecimuris DNA contains the following:
- a CDS encoding AMP-binding protein — MIFDRKQQRLLLEGKEYSLEDIRRLIAGGAEAHSPASWDLYLFLNEWFNDSPVITVHTSGSTGTPKELIVRKDQMMQSARLTCEFLNLEKGQSALLCMNLRYIGAMMVVVRSLVAGLNLIVRPASGHPLADIEEPLRFVAMVPLQVYNTLQAPEEKERLKQTDILIIGGGAIDEALEAEIKTLPTAAYSTYGMTETLSHIALRRLNGPSASSHYHPFSSVKLSLSVEDTLVIDAPLVCDQILRTNDIARIYSDGSFMILGREDNVINSGGIKIQAEEMEKLLRPFISVPFVITSVPDQRLGQAVTLLLEGERDTEKIGNKLHELLEPYYRPKYILTTDCIPQAGNGKVNRAECRILAKQILTTFYPHMFKSLS, encoded by the coding sequence ATGATATTTGATCGAAAACAACAGCGCTTGCTACTGGAAGGAAAAGAATATTCTTTGGAAGATATAAGGCGATTGATAGCGGGAGGAGCAGAGGCTCATTCTCCTGCTAGTTGGGATTTATATCTTTTCCTGAATGAATGGTTTAACGATTCTCCTGTCATTACTGTTCATACATCAGGCTCTACGGGTACACCTAAAGAACTGATCGTCCGTAAAGACCAAATGATGCAAAGTGCGCGTCTGACTTGCGAATTTTTGAATTTGGAGAAAGGTCAGTCAGCGTTATTATGTATGAATCTTCGTTATATCGGTGCGATGATGGTGGTCGTGCGTTCGTTGGTTGCAGGCTTGAATTTGATTGTACGTCCTGCTTCCGGTCATCCTTTAGCGGATATAGAAGAGCCTTTGAGATTTGTGGCAATGGTTCCCCTGCAAGTGTATAATACGTTGCAAGCTCCCGAAGAGAAAGAACGACTGAAGCAGACTGATATTTTGATTATAGGAGGCGGAGCGATTGATGAGGCTTTAGAGGCGGAGATCAAAACTCTTCCGACTGCCGCCTATTCTACTTATGGTATGACTGAAACTTTATCTCATATTGCTCTTCGTCGCCTGAACGGACCATCGGCTTCGTCGCATTATCATCCGTTTTCTTCGGTAAAACTATCTTTATCCGTAGAAGATACATTGGTTATTGATGCTCCTCTTGTCTGCGACCAGATTTTGCGGACCAATGATATTGCACGTATTTATTCCGATGGAAGCTTTATGATTCTGGGTAGGGAAGACAATGTGATAAATAGTGGGGGAATTAAAATTCAGGCGGAGGAGATGGAAAAACTGCTTCGTCCTTTTATTTCTGTTCCATTTGTTATCACTTCAGTTCCTGACCAGCGTTTAGGACAGGCTGTAACTTTATTATTGGAAGGTGAGCGGGACACTGAAAAGATCGGAAATAAGCTGCACGAACTATTGGAACCTTATTATCGTCCCAAGTACATATTGACGACAGATTGTATTCCGCAAGCAGGGAACGGTAAAGTGAATCGTGCGGAATGCCGTATTCTAGCCAAACAAATATTGACGACGTTTTACCCTCACATGTTCAAATCATTAAGCTAA
- a CDS encoding glycoside hydrolase family 97 protein, translated as MNVNRMKKRILLLLLVIPALLKAQDVMTGTRQELTSPDGAYRFTFYQRAVGEDNVQMYYTLTYKNRPVIEESKLGVLIENQLFESALGIPNDTCHFWCENLKLTGTERRKADETWKPVYGERAEIRDCYNEMTLKFKKGEGDGAQEGGYDKRKNYFMNIIVRAYDEGVAFRYHFPETTNGLFLHIIGEQTSFTMPQGTMAYYERWAQGPYALRPLEGWGKEESERPLTLKLPDGLSVALLEAEMVDYVRGKFRLSAEKPSTLETSLYSSVDIISSYSTPWRVIMVGERPVDLINNNDIVLNLNPACKLADTSWIKPGKVFRSGDLKQDRVKAAIDFAAERGIRYVHMDAGWYGPEMKVSSDATTVSPDKDLDIPALCQYAESKGIGLMVYVNQRALVQQLDTLLPLYKKWGLKGIKFGFVQIGNQRWSTWLHDAVRKCGEYGLMVDIHDEYRPTGFSRTYPNLMTQEGIRGNEEMPDATHNTVLPYTRFLAGAADYTLCYFNGRVKNTKAHQLAMAAVYYSPLQFMFWYDRPEFYKGEEELEFWKAIPSVWDDSRALDGEIGEYIVQARCSGNDWFVGAMTNTEARTIVLTTDFLEPGKKYLLHLYEDDDKLNTRTKVRSTHKKIKAGDKLTLKLKASGGAALHFTPLK; from the coding sequence ATGAACGTAAATAGAATGAAGAAAAGAATTTTGCTTTTATTGCTGGTGATACCGGCATTGTTGAAAGCGCAGGATGTAATGACAGGAACCCGCCAGGAGCTGACCTCTCCCGACGGAGCATATCGTTTTACCTTCTATCAGCGTGCGGTGGGAGAGGATAATGTGCAAATGTATTACACCTTGACTTACAAGAACCGTCCGGTAATTGAAGAAAGTAAATTGGGTGTCTTGATTGAAAATCAGTTGTTCGAGTCGGCACTGGGTATTCCGAATGACACTTGTCATTTCTGGTGTGAGAATCTGAAGTTGACGGGAACAGAGCGACGGAAAGCGGATGAAACATGGAAACCTGTATATGGGGAACGTGCCGAGATTCGTGACTGTTATAATGAGATGACCCTGAAATTCAAGAAAGGCGAAGGAGACGGAGCACAGGAAGGTGGCTATGATAAGCGCAAGAATTATTTTATGAATATCATAGTGCGTGCCTATGATGAAGGAGTCGCTTTCCGTTATCATTTTCCGGAAACAACCAACGGACTTTTCCTGCATATCATAGGCGAGCAAACCAGTTTCACAATGCCTCAAGGAACAATGGCTTATTATGAGCGTTGGGCACAAGGGCCTTATGCACTTCGTCCGTTGGAAGGATGGGGAAAAGAGGAGAGTGAACGTCCGTTGACCTTGAAACTGCCTGATGGATTATCAGTAGCCTTATTGGAAGCGGAAATGGTGGATTATGTCCGTGGCAAATTCCGTTTGTCGGCAGAGAAACCTTCCACTTTGGAGACAAGCCTGTATAGCAGTGTCGATATTATTTCTTCTTACAGCACTCCGTGGCGTGTCATCATGGTCGGCGAACGTCCGGTCGATTTGATTAACAACAATGATATTGTCTTGAATCTGAATCCGGCTTGCAAACTGGCTGATACTTCTTGGATTAAACCGGGGAAAGTATTCCGTTCGGGCGACCTGAAACAGGATAGGGTGAAAGCGGCCATTGACTTCGCGGCAGAGCGTGGCATCCGGTATGTGCACATGGATGCAGGCTGGTACGGGCCGGAAATGAAAGTGAGTTCGGATGCCACTACTGTTTCTCCGGATAAAGACCTTGATATACCTGCTTTGTGCCAGTATGCCGAATCGAAGGGAATCGGACTTATGGTATACGTCAATCAGCGTGCATTGGTGCAGCAATTGGATACTTTATTACCTTTATATAAGAAGTGGGGATTGAAAGGTATCAAGTTCGGTTTTGTGCAGATTGGTAATCAGCGATGGAGCACCTGGCTGCATGATGCAGTCCGTAAATGTGGAGAATACGGCCTGATGGTAGATATTCATGATGAGTATCGTCCGACAGGTTTCAGCCGTACCTATCCCAACCTGATGACACAGGAAGGTATCCGTGGAAACGAAGAGATGCCGGATGCTACACATAACACGGTTCTTCCGTATACACGTTTCCTGGCAGGCGCTGCGGATTATACACTGTGTTATTTTAATGGCAGAGTGAAGAATACGAAAGCGCATCAGTTGGCAATGGCAGCAGTGTATTACAGTCCATTGCAGTTTATGTTCTGGTATGACCGACCGGAATTTTATAAAGGAGAAGAAGAACTGGAGTTTTGGAAAGCCATTCCGAGCGTATGGGATGATAGCCGCGCGCTTGACGGAGAAATTGGAGAATACATCGTTCAGGCCCGTTGCTCAGGAAATGACTGGTTTGTAGGAGCGATGACCAATACAGAAGCCCGTACTATCGTATTGACTACGGATTTCCTGGAACCGGGAAAGAAATATCTGCTTCATCTCTATGAAGATGACGACAAATTGAACACACGGACGAAAGTACGCAGTACTCATAAGAAAATAAAGGCAGGCGACAAACTTACTCTGAAGCTAAAAGCAAGTGGCGGAGCTGCGTTGCATTTTACTCCGCTGAAGTAG
- a CDS encoding SDR family oxidoreductase, translating to MNELFSIASKVAVITGAGGVLGGNIAQHFVQQGAKVVAIDIRQEQLDNRVAELKQYGDDVIGIIGNVLDISSLEKVAEEIVAKWGRIDILLNIAGGNMPGATLEPEQHFYDMDISCWEKVTNLNMNGTVYPSMIFGKVMAKQGKGCIINVSSMAAYSAITRVPGYSAAKTAVANFTQWLASEMALKYGDGIRVNAIAPGFFIGDQNRRVLINPDGSLTDRSKKVLAKTPMKRFGDIKELNGAVQFLCSEAASFITGAMLPIDGGFSAFSGV from the coding sequence ATGAACGAATTATTTAGTATTGCCAGTAAAGTCGCTGTTATTACCGGAGCAGGTGGTGTACTGGGTGGAAATATCGCCCAACACTTTGTACAGCAGGGAGCAAAAGTAGTAGCTATTGACATTCGTCAGGAGCAACTGGACAACCGTGTAGCTGAACTCAAACAATATGGTGACGATGTAATCGGTATCATCGGCAATGTCCTTGACATCTCTAGCTTGGAAAAAGTAGCCGAAGAAATCGTAGCCAAATGGGGACGGATTGATATTCTGCTGAATATTGCCGGTGGCAATATGCCGGGAGCCACTCTTGAACCGGAACAACATTTTTATGACATGGATATCTCCTGCTGGGAGAAAGTCACCAATCTGAATATGAACGGAACAGTTTATCCATCCATGATATTTGGCAAGGTTATGGCTAAACAAGGCAAAGGATGCATCATTAATGTATCATCAATGGCCGCATACAGCGCTATCACCCGTGTACCGGGATATTCGGCTGCCAAAACTGCCGTAGCCAACTTCACTCAATGGCTTGCCAGCGAAATGGCACTGAAATATGGTGACGGTATTCGTGTTAATGCCATTGCTCCGGGCTTCTTCATCGGCGACCAAAACCGCCGCGTACTTATCAATCCGGACGGCTCACTGACGGATAGAAGCAAGAAAGTATTGGCTAAAACTCCGATGAAACGTTTTGGTGACATTAAAGAATTGAATGGTGCGGTGCAATTTCTGTGTAGTGAAGCCGCCAGTTTCATAACCGGAGCGATGCTGCCTATCGACGGTGGTTTCAGCGCATTCAGCGGCGTTTAA
- a CDS encoding AraC family transcriptional regulator: MKKIMNEKLAITTSNPVRARFYEYPRFTYPWHFHSEYEIIYVEKGEGDCLVGDSIIPYLEGDLILFGSELPHSMQSPPDSGEEADDGEKTELKVKGVNIQFEKDFMHYSISQYSQFIPIWNLLEDACRGIKFTVSRSGKVIKLLKQIPSAKGAEQIILLLSLLQIMATNDNRKYLTTSHYIPSPSIMRNERMEKVIAYLNKHYIESVGLDEIASYTAMNPTAFCRYFKENTGKTFKEYVLDMRIGYACKLLNSSVMNISQISATCGFESPVHFNRIFKRVTGMTPTIYREQME; this comes from the coding sequence ATGAAGAAGATAATGAACGAGAAGTTGGCTATTACGACTTCCAATCCCGTCCGTGCCCGTTTTTATGAATATCCGCGTTTCACTTACCCGTGGCATTTCCACAGTGAGTATGAAATTATCTATGTGGAGAAAGGAGAGGGGGATTGTCTCGTAGGCGACAGCATTATTCCTTATTTGGAAGGAGATTTGATTCTTTTCGGTTCTGAACTGCCTCATAGCATGCAGAGTCCGCCGGATAGCGGGGAAGAAGCTGATGACGGAGAAAAAACCGAACTGAAAGTAAAAGGCGTGAATATCCAGTTCGAGAAAGACTTCATGCATTATTCCATCTCTCAATATTCCCAGTTTATTCCCATCTGGAATCTGTTGGAAGATGCTTGCAGGGGAATTAAATTCACCGTTTCCCGTTCGGGAAAAGTCATCAAGCTATTAAAACAGATACCTTCTGCCAAAGGAGCAGAACAAATCATCCTGTTACTTTCACTTCTGCAAATAATGGCTACCAATGATAACAGGAAATATCTGACTACTTCTCATTATATCCCGTCCCCTTCCATTATGCGTAACGAAAGAATGGAAAAGGTGATTGCCTATCTTAACAAACATTATATCGAGTCTGTCGGTCTGGATGAGATTGCTTCTTATACAGCCATGAATCCTACCGCCTTCTGCCGTTATTTCAAGGAAAACACAGGAAAGACATTCAAAGAATATGTACTTGATATGCGTATCGGGTATGCCTGTAAACTGTTGAATAGTAGTGTGATGAATATATCACAAATCAGTGCGACGTGCGGATTTGAATCTCCTGTGCATTTCAACCGTATCTTTAAACGGGTGACGGGGATGACACCTACTATTTATAGGGAGCAGATGGAATAA
- a CDS encoding DUF4979 domain-containing protein, which yields MIPGKNKPNGCIKLEIFDDGIKKIGPEYFGTGGDANNRYEILGASEISTTEPNVLYYDLQSRYKTVTPTDWNQVFDLVQCKFVIADFPETAQTYDLYWIRSFKSIEELQAFVNSENNNK from the coding sequence TTGATTCCAGGAAAGAACAAACCCAATGGTTGTATTAAATTAGAGATTTTTGATGATGGCATTAAGAAAATCGGTCCTGAATATTTTGGAACAGGCGGAGATGCTAATAATAGATATGAGATTCTGGGTGCAAGTGAGATTTCGACTACAGAGCCAAATGTCTTATATTACGACTTACAGTCAAGATATAAAACTGTGACTCCTACAGATTGGAATCAGGTATTTGATTTAGTGCAATGTAAGTTTGTAATTGCCGATTTCCCGGAAACTGCTCAGACTTATGATCTTTATTGGATTCGTTCTTTCAAATCCATAGAGGAACTTCAAGCTTTTGTAAACAGTGAAAACAATAACAAATAA
- the uxuA gene encoding mannonate dehydratase, with translation MMEKTWRWFGKKDKITLPMLRQIGVEGIVTALHEVPNGEIWTVEAINDLKSYIESYGLRWSVVESLPVCEAIKYAGTEREQLIENYKVSLANLGKCGVKTVCYNFMPVIDWIRTDLHYPWPDGTSSLYYDRIRFAYFDIKILEREGAEKDYTEEELHKVAELDKVITETEKDDLIDTIIVKTQGFVNGNIKEGDKNPVAIFKRLLGLYKDIDRDALRENMRYFLSAIMPVCEEYGVNMCVHPDDPPFQVLGLPRIVTNESDIEWFLNAVDNPHNGLTFCAGSLSAGAHNDTRELAKKFAGRTHFVHLRSTEAMPGGNFIESSHLSGRGHLIDLIRIFEKENPGLPMRVDHGRMMLGDEDKGYNPGYSFHGRMLALAQVEGMMAVVDDEKQLYGLL, from the coding sequence ATGATGGAAAAAACATGGAGATGGTTCGGCAAGAAAGATAAAATCACCTTGCCAATGCTCCGTCAGATAGGTGTTGAAGGAATCGTCACTGCATTACACGAGGTACCGAACGGAGAGATTTGGACAGTAGAAGCCATCAACGATTTAAAATCGTATATTGAATCGTATGGGTTGCGCTGGTCGGTCGTGGAAAGCCTTCCGGTTTGTGAGGCAATCAAGTATGCAGGTACGGAACGTGAACAGTTGATTGAAAATTATAAAGTAAGCCTTGCCAACCTGGGTAAATGCGGAGTGAAAACAGTCTGTTACAACTTCATGCCGGTAATCGACTGGATACGTACGGATTTACACTACCCTTGGCCGGATGGTACCAGTTCGCTTTACTACGACCGTATTCGTTTCGCTTACTTCGACATCAAAATACTGGAACGTGAAGGAGCTGAAAAAGACTATACAGAAGAAGAACTGCATAAAGTTGCCGAACTGGACAAAGTGATTACAGAGACCGAAAAGGACGATTTGATTGACACCATTATCGTCAAGACACAAGGATTTGTGAACGGTAATATCAAAGAAGGAGATAAAAACCCAGTTGCTATATTCAAACGTCTGTTAGGTTTATATAAAGACATAGACCGGGATGCTTTACGAGAAAATATGCGTTATTTCTTGTCTGCAATCATGCCTGTATGCGAAGAATATGGCGTCAATATGTGTGTACATCCCGATGACCCGCCATTCCAAGTTCTAGGTTTACCACGCATCGTCACGAATGAAAGTGATATTGAATGGTTCCTGAATGCCGTAGACAATCCGCATAATGGGCTGACTTTCTGTGCTGGTTCTCTTAGTGCAGGCGCACATAATGATACTCGTGAATTGGCGAAGAAGTTTGCAGGAAGAACCCATTTCGTTCATCTACGCAGTACAGAGGCCATGCCGGGTGGAAACTTCATTGAAAGTTCTCATCTATCAGGAAGAGGACACCTGATTGATCTCATCCGTATTTTCGAGAAGGAGAATCCGGGACTTCCCATGCGCGTAGATCATGGACGGATGATGCTCGGAGATGAGGATAAAGGCTACAATCCCGGTTATTCTTTCCATGGACGTATGCTGGCTCTGGCACAAGTAGAAGGGATGATGGCTGTGGTGGATGATGAGAAACAACTCTATGGACTCTTATGA
- a CDS encoding o-succinylbenzoate synthase gives MNCKIEIIPRLLHFKQPAGTSRGTYTTRKVWYLHFTSPDFPGRVGIGECAPLPALSCDDLPDYEDILVKVCRKVEREQGRLDMDGLCDYPSILFGLETAIRHFFAGNWALCDTAFSRGEVGIPINGLIWMGDFQNMLSQIEKKMEAGFRCIKLKIGAIHFEEELTLLRHIRTHFSSKEIELRVDANGAFSPAEAMEKLKRLSELDLHSIEQPIRAGQWEEMARLVSDSPLPIALDEELIGYNTLERRQELLSTIRPQYIVIKPSLHGGICGGDEWITEAEKQHIGWWITSALESNIGLNAIAQWCATFSNPLPQGLGTGLLFTDNVEVPLEIRKDCLWFCK, from the coding sequence ATGAATTGTAAAATAGAAATCATTCCCCGATTGCTCCATTTCAAGCAACCTGCCGGGACTTCTAGGGGAACATATACTACGCGTAAAGTTTGGTATCTTCATTTTACCTCTCCCGACTTCCCCGGCAGAGTGGGAATAGGAGAGTGTGCACCTTTGCCCGCTTTAAGTTGTGACGATCTTCCTGATTACGAAGATATATTAGTGAAAGTCTGCCGGAAAGTAGAGAGGGAACAAGGCAGATTGGATATGGATGGCTTGTGTGATTATCCTTCAATTTTATTTGGTCTAGAAACGGCTATCCGGCATTTCTTTGCAGGAAACTGGGCTTTATGTGATACAGCTTTCTCGCGTGGAGAAGTTGGCATTCCGATTAACGGTCTTATCTGGATGGGAGATTTTCAGAACATGTTATCCCAGATTGAGAAAAAGATGGAAGCCGGATTTCGTTGTATCAAGTTAAAGATAGGCGCCATCCATTTCGAAGAAGAACTGACATTGTTGCGCCATATTCGGACACATTTCTCTTCTAAAGAAATAGAGTTGCGTGTAGATGCAAATGGTGCCTTTTCGCCAGCGGAGGCAATGGAAAAACTGAAGCGTTTGTCAGAGCTTGATTTACATTCCATCGAACAGCCGATCCGTGCCGGACAATGGGAGGAAATGGCCCGTCTTGTTTCCGACTCTCCATTACCGATCGCTTTGGATGAAGAATTGATAGGATACAATACATTGGAAAGAAGACAGGAACTGCTTTCAACCATCCGTCCGCAATATATCGTTATTAAACCTTCTCTTCACGGAGGAATCTGCGGAGGAGACGAATGGATTACCGAAGCTGAAAAACAACATATCGGCTGGTGGATAACTTCCGCTTTGGAATCAAACATTGGGCTGAATGCCATTGCCCAGTGGTGTGCAACATTCAGCAATCCGTTGCCACAAGGACTGGGAACAGGATTGCTCTTTACGGACAACGTGGAAGTTCCTCTTGAAATAAGAAAAGATTGTTTGTGGTTTTGTAAATGA